Genomic segment of Camelus bactrianus isolate YW-2024 breed Bactrian camel chromosome 33, ASM4877302v1, whole genome shotgun sequence:
gcaaaaggaaactaatacaggTCAGAAGCTTGAattgacaaaaggaaaaaaagacatcagagaatgaatgaatggaggtaaaataaaatattttcttttctttattcttaattttcttagaGATAGctgtgtatttaaaataataatagtgacaATGCATTGATGTGTATAACACGGATCAATGAAATAAGTAATAGCAATGTTATGAGGacaggagggaaaaaatataaatattctgagGTACTTACACTACATACGAAGTGGTACAGCGTTATCTGAAGATGGGTTTAGATTAATTTAAAACGTGTATTATAAACTATAAGGCaactgaataaatttttttaaagtataattaaaatGCTAAGAGAGAAACtaaatagaataatataaaatgctcaattaaatatggagaataaaaaaggaagagaagacacaaaagaaaaaggaacatctGTACAAGCAGAAAGCAGCTCTATACAAGATAGATGTTAATCCAACTgtatcattttaatcattttaaacgTGAATGGTCTAGATCCATCAATAAAAGACAGATTTTCAGAGTGGGTAATAAAACAAGCCCAGCTATAAACTGTCtagaagaaattcattttaaatataaaaccttatgttaaaagtaaataaataccatGACAACACTCAAAAGCAAGCTGGAGTCACTATATTGATTTCAGAAAGTAGATATAAGCACAAGGAAGCTTACCAGGAACATTTAATCTTTAATTAAAGAGAGGCAGCACAGAATGATAAGGATCAAGCAGGCAAAAAAATCAGTTAAGGATAATATTGTCTGAACAGCACGTCAACTTGGTCTAATTGAAATGTATAGAACTGGGAGACGGACTAGCATCCGACAACAGCAGTATATACATCTTCCTCAAGCTCACACACAACAAGGGATGGATTTCTAGCTCTCCTCACCCAAAGTGCGTATGAAACTAGCAGTCCAGATGCCGGGGGTCAgttaagaacaaaggaaaaggggCAGGCAGCTTGCTGCAGCCAACACAGCTCTGCGACTGGCTTCCCCTGAGGCTtccccaccaggagggagggagaggagtggaGCTGGCCTTCTGTGTTCTGGCCTTTCCAAGACTTGTCCTATAACCGGGGTTCCTGTAAAATGTGCTCATAAAGCCCGACCTCTGCACACACGTAAACATATTCACTCCCTGACTTCTTGATGAATATTATTTTTGATAGAGTCTCGAAATTCAGAGTGAACTAAGAAGATGATTCAAATAAAGAGATTAGTTTTTCAGTAAAAATAAGCTTGACAGGTATGCCTTTTTGACTATCAAATTTGATATGAGTATattcagcattatatgagatggTTACACCATGAAtttcaactctttaaaaaatgctgCATAGTCTTTAGTAAATAGttcattattattaaatttcatgTATTTAGTAGATATTTTATGCATTGGTTTTCTAGGGCGACTTAGGTAGCTTAAAGATCAGAAATTCACTTTCTCACAGTTGAGAAGCCtcaagtccaagattaaggtgttCTCAggcttggtttctcctgaggcaaTACTCCTTGGTTTGCAGATAGCCACCcactccctgtgtcctcacatggtcctTCCTCTGTGTGGACACACTCATGCCCCTGGTGTCTCGCTGTGTGTCCAATTCTCCTCTTCTCAGCTGAAACGTCTACTCCgaaaagccttccctgacctcctgtCTTTGTCCATTTGCTCACcgtgcctcctcctcctgcccacttGCACCCCAACTCCTCTTTCCCATAGACAGCACTACGAGAGCACAGAcattgtctgtcttgttcaccgtTGTATCTCTGAAGTTTAAAAGCCAAGCGTGATACAGGATAGGTGTTCAGTTTCTATCTGTTGAGTAAATAAACTACAACATTTGTACCATGTAACCTCTGGGacaaaggggaaaatgaaaatagtaagGGAACGTGCTGATTGCTAATGAATTAGTTTTCAAAGTCTATTTGAGGAAAGGACAAAAATTCCTCTACTCATAATTGGTAAACATTTCCAGTAAAATTCTTCCCAGTGAAGACACAGCATATCCTATTGCCCACATTTCTTGCCCTTAAGTCTCAAGAGGTAAAACCCAATGTTGCTTCCTTTACTCCTGACTGCTCTAAACTGTTATTTTAGTCTTCTTAGGGACTGGGATCAGAAGAAAATCTCCCTTTACCGCATTCCCTTGTGACTAAAGTGAGAAGAGATCAGAGGCCAGGGTGAGAGGTGCATCTCCCTATACTTTTCCACTTTTGGGGAAACAAAGAAATCTCCCAGACAAAAGCCCCACCAGCACTCAAAAAGACCATCCTCAATGCTCAAACTCAACAGTCTTTCAAAagatgtttgttaaataaatgagtcAATGACTGAATCTGAAGTCCAGCAAAGTCCATATCTCCATGACAAAGCGTCACAGGAATTCTGGACATGACTCAGTCAAAATTCTCACAATCTTATCATTCCTGGACTCATCCCCATTCAACTTTTTCTACTTAAAACCTTATAATCTCTGAAAATAAGCTGGAGAATGATGGAATGAACTGCGTTCCCTACTTTCTATGAAAGGATGAAGGGCTGATCTTCCTCCTTCTTATAGCATTTTTTCCTTGTGAAGTGATTTATACAATGAACTTAATTTACTCTCTTATttaaatcatttgcatttcttttctgatttcttaCTACTTTCTCCATAGCTTTATTCATCATGTGCCCTTATGAGGATTTGGCATCACTAACACAGATTCCATTTAGCAGAACAACTTTTTCCTCAAAGTCTTACTCAGGGCAACTTGGACATCTTTGTTTCTCAAACTGTAGATGAAAGGATTCATCATTGGCCCCACAATGGTGTAAAACACTGTGGTCACTTTATCTTGATCCAGAGACCCGGCAGGAAAAGGCTTAAGATACATGAATGCTGATGatccaaagaaaagagaaaccacaATGATGTGGGAGCTGCAGGTACTGAAGGCTTTGGACCTGCCCTCTGTAGAACGGATGCGGAGGATGCTGGAGAGGATCAAGGTGTAAGAAATGGAGATGGTGAGACTGGGCACTATGACATTAATGCCCACCACGATGAACACCACCAGCTCATTGATGTAGGTGCTGGTGCAGGAGAGCCGAAGGAGAGGAGGTATGTCACACATGTAATGATTGATGATGTTGCCATCACAGAAGGACAGTCTCAGCATGCATCCAGTGTGGGCCGTGGCGCCCACAAGCCCCATCGCATATGAACCCACAGTCAGCAGGAGGCAGACCTGATGGGACATGGTGACCTTGTAAAGCAGGGacttacagatggccacataTCGGTCATAAGCCATTGATGTCAAAATGCAGCACTCATCAATaacaaagaaggagaagaaatagagCTGAGCCATGCACCCTGCATAAGAGATTACGTGCTGGTTTGCAAAACTCATCAGCATTTTGGGAGTTATGACAGAAGAGTAGCAGAGGTCAATGGAGGAAAGATTGAAAAGAAAGTAATACATGGGAGTGTGCAGGTGAGGATTCAGACCGATCAGAATAATCAAGCCAATGTTTCCCACCACAGTGACCATATATAttcccaagaaaatgaaaaagaggggCAGCTGGAGTTCTGGCTCTTGTGTTAAACCCAGCAGGATAAACTCAGTCAGTGAAGAGTCATTCCCTAAGGCCATTCTTTCCTAGGACGTATCTGTGGGAACAGGACAAAGGGTAACATTAAAATGTATCAAAAACACTAACAGGCAAGTTCTGTAGGGACAAGATTCAGTAACTCTGCGACCACTCATAACTACAGCATCTCTGCTCCACTTCTGCTTCGACAGTTTTCCAGGCTCACCGAATGATCAACAGTCATCTCAGCAGAAAGAAGACATGTCACTTCAAGGAGTGCTTGGCTTCCATAAATGAGGTTTAGAAGAATAACAGGACAGATTAAATTCAACACTTACCCTTTTGCATGGGGACCTCAATCCTGCTGGGTTAACTGAgctcaaagaaaataatttccatcctCCCTGAATGTCACACAGAGGTCTTCCACGGGCTCTCAAAAAGTCCCTCTCTGCTAAATGCTGCAGAGACTCAGATCAAAACTCAAATCTGGATCAGTACTGAAAGCTTTCAAATGCCAAAACTGAGGTCAGCTTACCTCATTAACTCTCCTCCACTATTCACACAGACAGGCAAGTGACTGATGAATTTTAGGGGTGAACAATCCAAAACAgaggtttttgttattgtttgtgtTTTGAATGACTAAGGGAGCCAGAGCACAGACTTCAGTATCCCAGGCTCCGGGATGCCATGAGTTACAGATCATGATTTCTGATGGTGGCTATGCCCACAGTGTCCTCTCCAGTCTTGGGGGTAGTAAATACCCTCTACTGGTGCCAAGAGAGCCACCCGCTAATATGACCCATGGGTTTTTATGAGTTGGGAAAGCCTAGAGACCTGATTAAAAGTGGGAAAACATATGTTTTCTTAGTACCTTCCCCAGAGATCAGGTTTTGAGGCAAGAAGAAATTACCCACTTTTCCTATTCAGCTCAGATCATGATAACAACATGGACTTATTGAAGTGTaccattttacatacattttaatttcctacCAAATAAGGCACATCCCCAAATAGAAAAGCAGGATGATCTTTCCTGCATCCACATAGTTTCTTCCTAGCATCTACTATTGTATTAAAtactatacatttatttgtttattgcatGTTCCTactacacataaacacacatttatGCACCCACATATATTTGAATCTAAGCTTTAAATAGATTGTCTCTTTTCTTCAGTGCAATTTCTGTAGCACCTTAGAGCAATGCTTGGCATATATTAGATACCAAATAAATATGAgcataataaaagaataaaggaatgagGAATTAAGGAATGAGGATCCCTCTATCTTTCTTGGAACCCATACTGGATACTACAACAATACTCTCGCCCTACAGGCAAAGGCTTATGCAGTGCCAACGTTCTTCTTTGTAGACCTGAGAATGGGATGAGGAGAACATCACTAAGGCACGTAAAGGTCACTGATAAACTCTGAGATGCCATCTAAGAGCGATTCAGATCAGTTACTGAGCTCAGAGAAAAGAAGTTAATTTCCATCGTCCCTGAATTTCACACAGAGGATTTTCACAGGCTCTCAAAAAGGTCCCAATGCCTCTTCCTGCAGGACTACAGCATAGACTCAGATAAAAAGACAGATTTGGATCAGTATAGGAAGCTCTCAAATGCCAAAATCAAGGTCAGTGCACTATGGGAGGCCAGTAGGAACCAttcaagatttttatttcttttttacaggATTGAAATAATCTACATGCACGCTTGGAAAGATTAATACAGCAAAGGCTGGCAGAATGGACTGGTATAAAAGAGATTGAAGGCAGGGTGAGCTGCAAGAGGTAATTACAATAGTCAATGGATGATAAAAGTGTCCTTAATCAAAAGTGCTACTGTGAGTAATTTCAAGAAATACATAGAAGAgacactgaaaagaaagattCATCAGAACTTCTCACAAAGTAGACagaaatagaccaaaaaaaatttcccaaagaTACTAGCCTAGGTGTTTGGTTACATTATGGGGTTACTAAAAACAGAGAACtcagaaagaacagaaataatcATAAACATTCTGCGTTCAGTTTTGAACATGGTGATCTTGAGTCACCAGCTGAACAACCAAGCAGAAGTACACAATCTAAATAAAGCGAAGTAATGCTCAAGAGGAAGACCCGGGTCTGAGAAAAGATTTGGGGATTATTCCAATAGAAGGCAAAGCCATGGAATCAGGCAGATTCAacgagagaaaataaaaagaaaaaaggtagagAGTCAAGAGAAATACGTGAGAAATCTTTCATACGGGTTTTACACACAGGATAGTTGAAAATCTAATCGTTACTAAAATGAGTCCCAATTACTATTCTCAGacccctcaaaattaaaaattacaaggaAGGGGAGTGGTAGAAAAATACTTGAAGATACAACAGCTGAAGACATTCACCTAAAATAAAACTGTACAGTAAATGCCCCCTGACCATGTAATCTAATTTGAGAAGAAAGTTGACTGAATAAGCCATTTAACAACCTTCACATCTGGTATTGTTGGGCTAGGCTGCTGGATCTAACTACCCACTCAAAACAGCTAAAAATACTGCATAAAATATTCTACCATATTCTATTTTATGAACTGGCTTGTGATTACATAAATTTAGCATTTATTAAACTGCAAATGTATGTTTTATGAACTTTTCAGGGTTATGTTACATTTGCTGGTAGAATCAGAAAAGTTGGTATATTCATTATATACCATTATAATGTAAATTATTTAAACATCAACAATATGTCTTAAATGAGATTTatgattttttattaaataataatctgaaataaaatatatttgtaattctCAATGAAAATTTGTACTTGCTTCTGGAATATAATTTCTTTGTAACAGGCTTTGTGCTTGAAATAACTGTTTGCAATTCCTGATCAAGAATTTTTAATGACTATA
This window contains:
- the LOC105074200 gene encoding olfactory receptor 8B3-like; translated protein: MALGNDSSLTEFILLGLTQEPELQLPLFFIFLGIYMVTVVGNIGLIILIGLNPHLHTPMYYFLFNLSSIDLCYSSVITPKMLMSFANQHVISYAGCMAQLYFFSFFVIDECCILTSMAYDRYVAICKSLLYKVTMSHQVCLLLTVGSYAMGLVGATAHTGCMLRLSFCDGNIINHYMCDIPPLLRLSCTSTYINELVVFIVVGINVIVPSLTISISYTLILSSILRIRSTEGRSKAFSTCSSHIIVVSLFFGSSAFMYLKPFPAGSLDQDKVTTVFYTIVGPMMNPFIYSLRNKDVQVALSKTLRKKLFC